From the bacterium genome, one window contains:
- a CDS encoding DUF523 domain-containing protein has product MTAKSIGHRPVVCVSKCLGFAPCRYNGSIVRDGFVRKLKKRVKFITCCPEVEISLGVPRDPIRIVSVKGGYRLVQPATGLDVTKRMEKKCREILGALPVVDGFILKSRSPSCGLRDVKIYATPDSAVPAGKGTGFFARAVVKRFPELPIEDENRLKIYRCRERFLTKLFGAKER; this is encoded by the coding sequence GTGACGGCGAAAAGCATCGGTCACCGGCCCGTTGTCTGTGTCAGCAAATGCCTTGGCTTTGCGCCCTGCCGCTACAACGGTTCGATCGTCCGTGACGGATTCGTAAGGAAACTAAAAAAACGGGTGAAGTTCATCACGTGCTGTCCTGAAGTCGAGATCAGCCTCGGCGTGCCCCGCGATCCGATCCGGATCGTTTCGGTCAAGGGCGGATACCGCCTGGTCCAACCGGCAACAGGTCTTGACGTTACGAAAAGAATGGAAAAAAAATGCCGGGAGATCCTTGGCGCACTGCCGGTCGTTGATGGATTCATCCTCAAATCAAGGTCGCCTTCCTGTGGCCTGAGGGATGTTAAAATCTATGCCACTCCTGACAGCGCAGTGCCGGCGGGAAAAGGCACGGGCTTTTTCGCCCGCGCGGTTGTGAAAAGGTTTCCGGAACTGCCGATCGAAGACGAAAACCGGTTGAAAATTTACCGATGCCGGGAACGTTTTCTAACCAAACTCTTTGGTGCTAAAGAAAGATAA
- a CDS encoding T9SS type A sorting domain-containing protein, with protein MKKLLVLLMAGIMLSAATLKEDNLTGINIETQDGMTRCITPSVKGTDRTVETKVYDQSRAEVLWVDRNHQYAIAEHIAIAGNGMFIQAGWWLNAKRTSLYRTLGSSTPSWTCPMPLTEWYLPVDMSASAEDITAGGASEPLNSFSSSSPAPKWQYFLPGGYKTATGAQGTTVAVSDNGAIYGVVASSAGIGKLFILSQAGDTIRTIAFNPNSGIYGLDITDDGSLFCVSTYYAIYVFNINGTRRDSIANYGQTPAKISSVNGKYLVTGDFNGRAYLYRWTGSAYTQMWQNLTGHPWVTALAISDSGSTIMVGTFNYNSPYWGKVLMYDSSSATPLWEYTQYGDYVDDCALSCNGQRGVAGSWGRYGGTYGDVVTVFNKSSSTPIFQLLDDIDEPGSIGCVDISKDGSFVTAGGKAVHAREMGNGGEVYAIRIIDPLTNDVGVVSIAAPGSFVQVGQSIAPQATVKNYGLASASFNTVCAIYDSFNVMLYTDTTAVSNLASGVEQAVSFSPNWTVPAYGRYSTVVYTTLVGDAFHANDTLRNNSICFHDGAVTMISYPFAELTLNYSRSPLVTIVNNGSYSENITVKCDIYDESNAIVYTGTGQSYLTPLQSATLWLTPAWTPNDTQVYTSYFYTDVTDDYNRANDSMNTNTTVTTEIMYDDGLLNIYGYVSGNYYDNKFANKMIPCLAAPYDITWARFYTNTNAPIIASLNADSSGLPGLGASYIISGPDTVTPSGAGWAVNNYNPVISMTNNNPFWFVLHWLSGSPASPYVGMDNTLPRDSMSYWYWTESSNPGWHTWTSYDFMMRVMTTLPTGIADNSGTSNERFALFTPAPNPFARSIRIAFNAPRSGAVKMNIYDALGRLVTNLYDGIAAPGVHRVVWQGDDAQHRQLSAGIYFLQVEYEKTLISRKLIMVR; from the coding sequence ATGAAAAAATTATTGGTTTTGCTCATGGCCGGCATTATGCTGAGTGCCGCTACGCTTAAAGAAGACAATCTAACAGGGATTAACATAGAAACCCAAGACGGCATGACCAGGTGCATTACACCGTCGGTCAAAGGTACCGACCGAACCGTTGAAACGAAGGTTTATGACCAGTCGCGGGCTGAAGTGCTGTGGGTGGACCGCAATCACCAGTACGCGATCGCTGAACATATAGCGATCGCGGGCAACGGCATGTTCATCCAGGCCGGCTGGTGGCTGAATGCTAAGCGAACCAGCCTGTACCGGACGCTTGGCAGCAGCACCCCATCCTGGACCTGTCCCATGCCTCTAACCGAATGGTACCTGCCGGTCGACATGTCAGCGTCAGCCGAGGACATCACGGCGGGCGGGGCGAGCGAACCGCTCAACAGTTTTTCAAGCAGCAGCCCGGCGCCTAAATGGCAGTATTTTTTACCGGGCGGATATAAGACCGCCACCGGCGCGCAGGGCACGACCGTGGCGGTCAGCGATAATGGCGCAATCTACGGCGTGGTCGCCAGCAGCGCCGGTATCGGCAAGCTCTTCATACTCAGTCAGGCCGGGGACACGATCCGAACCATCGCCTTCAATCCGAATTCGGGTATCTATGGCCTAGATATCACTGACGACGGGTCGCTATTCTGTGTTTCAACCTATTATGCGATCTATGTTTTTAACATCAACGGGACCCGCCGCGATTCGATCGCCAACTATGGACAGACGCCGGCCAAAATTTCCTCTGTCAACGGCAAGTATCTGGTCACCGGCGATTTCAACGGCCGGGCGTACCTTTATCGCTGGACCGGTAGTGCATATACCCAGATGTGGCAGAACCTGACCGGACATCCCTGGGTCACTGCCCTCGCCATCTCTGACAGCGGCTCGACGATCATGGTCGGCACTTTTAACTATAATTCACCCTACTGGGGCAAAGTTCTGATGTATGATTCTTCCTCCGCGACCCCCTTATGGGAATACACGCAATACGGGGACTATGTCGATGATTGCGCTCTTTCATGCAATGGCCAGCGCGGTGTGGCTGGGTCATGGGGAAGGTATGGCGGCACCTACGGCGACGTGGTCACGGTTTTCAACAAGAGCTCTTCAACGCCCATTTTTCAACTGTTGGATGATATCGATGAGCCGGGTTCGATCGGCTGCGTTGATATATCCAAAGACGGCTCGTTCGTAACGGCCGGCGGCAAGGCGGTGCACGCCCGCGAAATGGGCAACGGCGGCGAAGTCTATGCGATCCGGATCATTGATCCGCTCACCAACGACGTCGGCGTGGTAAGCATTGCCGCTCCGGGCAGTTTTGTGCAAGTAGGGCAGTCGATCGCGCCGCAGGCAACGGTCAAGAACTACGGTTTGGCCTCGGCAAGTTTCAACACCGTCTGCGCGATCTATGATTCGTTCAACGTCATGCTCTATACCGATACCACAGCGGTAAGCAACCTGGCATCGGGGGTCGAGCAGGCGGTCTCTTTCTCGCCCAACTGGACAGTACCGGCGTATGGACGGTATTCAACAGTCGTTTACACTACGCTAGTCGGGGACGCTTTCCACGCTAATGATACTCTAAGAAACAACAGCATCTGTTTCCATGACGGCGCGGTCACGATGATCAGTTATCCGTTCGCCGAGCTAACATTGAATTATTCGCGCTCTCCCTTGGTCACCATCGTGAACAACGGCAGCTATTCGGAAAACATCACGGTGAAATGCGACATCTATGACGAATCCAACGCGATCGTCTATACGGGAACCGGGCAGTCGTACCTGACTCCCTTGCAGTCAGCAACGCTCTGGCTCACACCCGCCTGGACGCCGAACGATACCCAGGTCTACACTTCATATTTTTATACCGATGTGACCGATGATTATAATCGCGCCAACGACTCCATGAACACGAACACGACCGTGACCACCGAGATCATGTACGATGACGGCTTGCTCAATATTTACGGTTATGTATCGGGCAACTACTATGATAACAAATTTGCGAACAAGATGATCCCCTGCCTTGCGGCTCCGTACGATATCACCTGGGCGCGTTTCTACACGAACACGAACGCTCCCATCATCGCGTCGCTGAATGCTGATTCCTCGGGACTACCCGGGCTGGGCGCGTCATATATTATCAGTGGACCTGATACGGTCACGCCGTCAGGGGCCGGATGGGCGGTAAATAACTACAACCCCGTGATCAGCATGACCAACAACAATCCGTTCTGGTTCGTGCTCCACTGGCTCTCCGGTTCACCGGCATCGCCATACGTCGGCATGGACAACACCCTGCCCCGCGACAGTATGTCGTACTGGTACTGGACCGAAAGTTCCAACCCTGGCTGGCATACGTGGACTTCGTATGATTTCATGATGAGAGTGATGACCACGCTGCCGACCGGCATCGCCGATAACTCCGGTACGTCAAACGAGCGGTTCGCTCTATTCACGCCCGCGCCCAACCCCTTTGCCCGCAGCATCAGGATCGCGTTCAATGCGCC